Below is a window of Myxococcaceae bacterium JPH2 DNA.
CGGCAGCAGCGCCCCGAGCGTGTCCGCCACGGTGCCCACCAGGCCCAGGTCCACGGGCGCGCGGCGTCCGATGTTCTCCGGGCGCACATCCACCTGGAGGACGCGGGTGCTCGCGCTGTCGGGATAGAACTGGCGATAGGGAAAGTCCGTGCCGAGCATCAGCAGCACGTCGCAGTCGAGCATGGCCCAGTATCCCGACGCATAGCCGATGAGCCCGGTGAGGCCCACGAAGCAGGGGTTGTCCGGCTCGAGGTATTCCTTGCCGCGCAGCGCGGTGACGACGGGCGCCTTGAGCTTGCGCGCCAGTTCAATCACCCGCTCGCTCGCGCCCTCGCAGCCCGCGCCGCACAAGAGCGTGACGCGGGCCGCGCCGTTGAGCAGCGTGGCCGCGGACTCCAGCAGCGTCGCGCGCGGAAGCACGTGGGGCGAGGGGAGGGTGAGCGACTCGAGGCTCGGCATGCGCGCCGACACCGCCTTCTGCAGCGCCACATCGCCCGGAATGACGATGACCGAGACACCCCGCTGGCCCACCGCGGCGCGGATGGCGATCTCCAACGTCCGAGGCATCTGCTCCGCGGAGGAAACGAGCGCGCGGTAGTGACTGCAGTCGCGGAAGAGCGCCTCGGGATGGGTCTCCTGGAAGTAACCCGAGCCCAGCTCCGGCGAGGGAATCTGCGCCGCGATGGCCAGCACGGGCACGCGGCTGCGGTGGCAGTCGAACAGGCCGTTGATGAGGTGCAGATTGCCCGGCCCGCAGCTCCCCGCGCAGACCGCGAGGGTTCCGGTGAGGTGGGCCTCCGCGCCCGCCGCGAAGGCCGCGGCCTCCTCGTTGCGCAGCGCGACCCACTCGAGGTCCCCGCGCCGTCGCAGCGAGTCCGTGAGCGCGTTCAGACTGTCACCCACCACGCCGTAGATTCGCTTCGCTCCGGCCAGGGCCAGGGTCTCCACGAACTGATCCGCCACGGTCGTCTTCATGCGGTGCGCCTCGCCCGCTCCGGCTTGAACGCGAGCCGCCATCGGAGCGCTCGCGGTGATTCCATGCCAACTCGCGCGCGGCCCGCGCACCCAACCCACGCGACGGTTGGACAGCGGACGATGCGGCCGACCCATGAGGGCGGATGCGTTCCCGTTGGCTTCCGGACAGCGCGCCCAGCCGCGGGGCAAGTGTCGTCGCCCGAGCGCGCGGCTCAGCATTCCTCCATGAAGATCGCCCTATATGGAGCCACCGGTGTCCTCGGTCGTCGCATCGCCCAGGAGGCCCTGTCCCGAGGTCATCAGGTCCTCGCCCTCTCGCGAGATCCGTCCAGGCTCGACCTGAAGGATCCCCAGCTCACGAGCGCCCGCAGCGACGCGAAGGACCCCGCCGACGTGGCCCGTCACGTGGCGGGGCAGGACGTGGTGGTCTCCGCGCTCGCACCGGATGGAGGCAACCCCAGCTCGCTGGTCGCCCTCACGCGCTCACTCATCGACGGTGTGCAGCGCGCGGGCGTCCGCCGGCTCCTCATGGTGGGCGGCGCGGGCAGCCTGGAGGTGGCGCCTGGCAAGCAGCTCGTGGACGCGCCCGAGTTCCCCGTGTCGTGGAAGCCCATCGCCATCGCGCACCGGGACGCGCTCGACGTGCTCCGGAAGTGTCCGCTCGAATGGACCTCGCTGAGCCCCGCCGCGCTCATCCAGCCCGGCCAGCGCACCGGCAAGTTCCGCCTGGGCACCGAGCAGCTCGTGGTCGACGCCAAGGGCGAGAGCCACATCTCCGCCGAGGACTACGCCGTCGCGCTCGTCGACGAGTTGGAGAAGCCGAAGCACCTGCGCCAGCGCTTCACTGTCGGCTACTGAGCACTCGCTCCCAGCCGTCCCTCCCGCGCGCCGTCCCCTTTCCGAGGGGCACGGCGCGTCGTCTTTCCAGGAGCCACCGAGGCGCCCGAGCGCTCGGGCCGTGAGCCGCGGGCCTGCGTGGGCACCGCTGCCCTATCGCTCGGCGGCCGACCCGCGCGCTTGACGGAAGTCCGAGGCCGGGTAAATCATTGCTCAGAAAATGAATCCAGATTCAAAATCTGAGGCGCCCGTCCAGAAACTGCGCTCGCGCATCAAGGAGGCCACCTCCGAGGCCATCCTGAAGGCGGCGGCGGAAGTGTTCGTGGACCAGGGGCTCCACTCGGCGCGGATGGAGTCCATCGCCGAGCGGGCGGGCGTGTCGGTGGGCACGCTCTACAACCACTTCGCTGACCGAGCGGCCTTGCTGGAGGCCCTCAAGACGCAGCGTCGCCAGTGGCTGTTCGACCGCCTGGACGAGACGCTGGAGCCCCTGACGGGGCAGCCCTTCCGGGTGCAGGTGCGAGCGTTCGTGGAAGCGCTCTTCGCGCACGTCTGCAACAAGGACGCGTTCGCGCGGCTGCTCATGCAGCAGCAAGAGGAGATGGTTCGCAACGCGGGCCACACCAAGGCGCTGGCCGAGCTGCACCGCCGGCTGGAGGTGCTCCTCGACGTGGGCATCCGCGCCGGCGAGGTGCGGGCCGAGGGGCGCGCGCTCTATCCCACGCTGCTGATGGGCATGGTGCGCGCCCTCATCCTGCGCCGCGAGGCGCTGGGGGCGGAGGCGATGACCGGCGCCTGGGTCGATGAGGTCGTGCGCGTCTTCCTGAAAGGCATCGAGGTCTAACCATGGCTGTGTCCGCCGCCTTGTCCGTGCCGGTGGGCGCCGCAACGCGCCCGCCCGTCAACAAGTGGTTGGTCACGTTGTCGGTGACGTTCGGCACGCTGATGGGCGCCATCGACTCGTCCATCGTCAACGTGGCCCTTCCTCAGATTCGCGGCGCGGTGGGCGCCACGGTGCAGGAGATCACCTGGGCCAGCACGGGCTTCGTCATCGCCACGGTGATGGTGATGCCGCTCACGGGCTTCCTCGGGCGCCTCTTCGGACAGAAGCGGGTGTACCTCGCGTGTCTGGTGTTGTTCGTCGCGGGCTCGTTCCTCTGTGGGCTCGCGTGGAACCTGCCCACGCTGGTGCTCTTCCGTTTCCTCCAAGGATTGGGGGCCGGCGCGCTCCAGCCCACCGAGCAGGCCATCCTCCGTCAAACGTTCCCGCCCAAGGAGCAGGGCACGGCGATGGCCGTGTTCGCCATGGCGGTGATGGTGGGCCCGGCGATTGGCCCCACGCTCGGCGGCTACATCGTCGACAACTGGCACTGGTCCTGGATCTTCTTCATCAACGTGCCGGTGGGCATCCTCGGCTTCTTCATGGTCGTGCGCTTCGTGCACGAGGACGAGGAGCTGCGGACCGCGGCGCAAGCGGAGGCCGCTCGGCAGCGCAAGCACATGGACTGGTCGGGCATTGTCCTCTTGTGCGTGGGCCTGGCCTCGCTCCAGTACCTGCTGGAGGAAGGGCAGAGCCATGACTGGTTCGACTCGGCGCTGATTACCGGCTGCACGCTCTTGGCCGTCACCTGCCTCATCGCCTTCGTCATCCGCGAGCTGACGGCGGTGGCGCCGGCCGTCAACCTGCGCCTCTTCAAGGACCCGGTGTTCGCGTCGGGCACGATGCTCAACGCGGTGGTGTTCGCCGTGCTCATGGCGAGCATGTTCCTCCTGCCGCTGTTCATGCAGGAGCTGCTCGGCTTCACCGCGACGCAGTCGGGTCTGGCGCTCATGCCGCGCACGCTGGTGATGCTGGCGATGATGCCGCTGGCGGGCCGGATGTACGGCCGCGTGCCGGCGCGGGTGATGGTGGTGGCGGGCATCGTGCTGGCGGGCCTGGGGGCCTACCAGATGGGCGGCTTCTCGCTCGACACGGGCGCGCGCAACATCATCAGCGCCATCGCGTTGCAGGGCGTGGGCTTCAGCCTCCTGTTCGTCCCGCTGAGCGCCACGGCGCTGTCGAACGTGCCGCGTGAGCGCATGGCGGACGCGACGGGCCTCAACTCGCTCTTGCGCCAGATTGGTGGCTCGGTGGGACTGGCCATCTTCGCGACGATGCTGACGCGCCACACGGTGGAGGCCAAGGCGGCCATCGCCGCGCACGTCACGCCCGAGCGCGTGGAGGTCGCCACGCGCATGGCGCTGATGCAGAAGGGCCTGATGGCGCGCGGTCTGGACGTGGTGAGCGCGAAGGCGGCCAGCCTCCAGATGATGGCGGGCAGCGTGTCGCGGCAGGCCGCGGTGCTGGCCTTCGACCGACTCTTCGTGCTGGCGGCGGCGTTGTTCGTGGTGGTGCTGCCGCTCGTTTACTTCCTCAAGGCCGCGCCCAGCGGCGGGGCTCCTCAAGAGAAGCCCCACATCGACGTGGAGATTTGAGACATGACGACGACGACAGCCCCCCAGCTCGTGAAGCCCGAGGCGGGAGCGCCCGCGGCCGAGGCTGCGGCGAAGCGCGGCAAGCGTGGGTTCTTCATCCTCGGCGGCGTGGTGGTGGCGGTGCTGGTGGCCTTGGGAGGCTTCAAGGTCATCACCGCGGGGCAGGAGACCACCGACGACGCGCAGGTCGAGGCGGACGTGGTGCCCCTGGCCGCGCGCGTGTCCGGGCCGGTGGTGTCAGTCGAGGTGGTGGACAACGCGCTCGTGCACAAGGGGGACGTGCTGGTGCGCATTGATCCGCGGCCCTATGAGGCGCGGGTGAAGCAGGCCGAGGCGGAGCTGGAGTCGGCGCGCGCGCAGGCCGTGGCGGCGGATGCCCAGGCCACGGTGGCGGCGGCGGGCGCGAAGGGTGGCTTGTCCACGGCGCGCGCCCAGGTGTCGAGCAGCACGTCGGCGGTGAGCAGCGCGGAGGCGCAGGTGGCCTCGGCGCGCGCGGCCGTGGCTCGGACGGAGGCCCAGTCTCGCAAGGCGGCGCTGGACCTGGACCGGGCCCGTCAGCTGCACGCGCAGAACGTGGTGTCGCAGCAGGCGCTGGATGATGCGCAGACAGGGCAGGACACCGCGCTGGCCGCGCTGGAAGGGGCTCGGGCGCAGCTCGCGGTGGCCGAGGAGGGTCGCCGCGCCGCGGAGAGCAAGGTGGCCGAGGCGCGGGGCCAGCTCGACATGAGCTCGCCCATCGACGAGAAGATCGCCGCGGCCCAGGCCAGCGCGTCGCTGGCGCATGCGCGCGTGAAGGGCGCGGAGGCGGCGCTGGAGCAGGCGAGGCTCCAACTCGAGGACACCCGCATCGTGGCGCCCGCGGAGGGTCAGGCGTCCAAGCTGTCCGTGCACGTGGGCCAGTTGCTGTCGCCCAGTCAGGCTGTCGCGGAGCTGGTGCCCTCGCGCACGTACGTGGTGGCCAACTTCAAGGAGACCCAGGTGGGGCACATGGTGCCCGGGCAGCACGTCGAGGTGGTGCTGGACGCGTACTCAGGCGAGAAGCTGGAGGGCACGGTGGAGAGCCTGTCGGGCGGCACCGGCGCGCGCTTCTCGTTGCTGCCTCCAGACAATGCGTCGGGCAACTTCGTGAAGGTGGTGCAGCGCGTGCCGGTCCGCATCGCCTGGGTGAATGCGCCCCAGGGGCTGGCGCTGCGCGCGGGCCTGTCGGCCGAAGTGACGGTGCACACGAAGTAGCACTGGCGGGCGATATGCCTCGGCTGCTCGGGCGTTCAGGTGATGCGGGACCTCGTTGGCGCGGATGGCCGCGCGGCGATGGCCTGCTGGAGCCTGACCATGTTCGAGAAGCGCAGTGTCGTGACCCTGGCATTCCTGCTGGGGTTGTCCGTCGCGTGCGGTGAGGGCGCGGCCCCTGTCGAGGGGGCGGCCACCCAGTCAACCCAGGCGGCCGTGCTGTCCGAGTGGCCCGGGCCCACGAACACCGGTGTTCCCGTGGGCAACCCGCTGCAGTCCGTGCCCGCGATGACCATCCGTGTCCCGGGCACCATCATCGAGGACGTGGAGGTCACCGGCTGCATCCAGGTGCAGGCCAATGACGTCATCATCCGGCGCACGCGCATCAT
It encodes the following:
- a CDS encoding NAD(P)-dependent oxidoreductase, encoding MKIALYGATGVLGRRIAQEALSRGHQVLALSRDPSRLDLKDPQLTSARSDAKDPADVARHVAGQDVVVSALAPDGGNPSSLVALTRSLIDGVQRAGVRRLLMVGGAGSLEVAPGKQLVDAPEFPVSWKPIAIAHRDALDVLRKCPLEWTSLSPAALIQPGQRTGKFRLGTEQLVVDAKGESHISAEDYAVALVDELEKPKHLRQRFTVGY
- the poxB gene encoding ubiquinone-dependent pyruvate dehydrogenase, producing the protein MKTTVADQFVETLALAGAKRIYGVVGDSLNALTDSLRRRGDLEWVALRNEEAAAFAAGAEAHLTGTLAVCAGSCGPGNLHLINGLFDCHRSRVPVLAIAAQIPSPELGSGYFQETHPEALFRDCSHYRALVSSAEQMPRTLEIAIRAAVGQRGVSVIVIPGDVALQKAVSARMPSLESLTLPSPHVLPRATLLESAATLLNGAARVTLLCGAGCEGASERVIELARKLKAPVVTALRGKEYLEPDNPCFVGLTGLIGYASGYWAMLDCDVLLMLGTDFPYRQFYPDSASTRVLQVDVRPENIGRRAPVDLGLVGTVADTLGALLPLLEEKTKREHLDRALAHYQKTRAELDALAEGTPGKTPLHPPQVARAFSTHATEDAIFTCDVGLPTVWAARYATMTRQRRLLGSFNHGSMASALAQAIGAQKAFPGRQVIAFAGDGGFTMLMGDVLSLVQHGLPIKVVIFNNGSLGFVRMEQQVAGLLDMGTTLRNPDFAALAQAIGMRGIRVQDPADVDAAVAEALATPGPALVDAVVSRSELVMPPRITAAMAAGFTLFSVKALLSGRGDEVLELARTNLWR
- a CDS encoding TetR/AcrR family transcriptional regulator — protein: MNPDSKSEAPVQKLRSRIKEATSEAILKAAAEVFVDQGLHSARMESIAERAGVSVGTLYNHFADRAALLEALKTQRRQWLFDRLDETLEPLTGQPFRVQVRAFVEALFAHVCNKDAFARLLMQQQEEMVRNAGHTKALAELHRRLEVLLDVGIRAGEVRAEGRALYPTLLMGMVRALILRREALGAEAMTGAWVDEVVRVFLKGIEV
- a CDS encoding DHA2 family efflux MFS transporter permease subunit, whose product is MAVSAALSVPVGAATRPPVNKWLVTLSVTFGTLMGAIDSSIVNVALPQIRGAVGATVQEITWASTGFVIATVMVMPLTGFLGRLFGQKRVYLACLVLFVAGSFLCGLAWNLPTLVLFRFLQGLGAGALQPTEQAILRQTFPPKEQGTAMAVFAMAVMVGPAIGPTLGGYIVDNWHWSWIFFINVPVGILGFFMVVRFVHEDEELRTAAQAEAARQRKHMDWSGIVLLCVGLASLQYLLEEGQSHDWFDSALITGCTLLAVTCLIAFVIRELTAVAPAVNLRLFKDPVFASGTMLNAVVFAVLMASMFLLPLFMQELLGFTATQSGLALMPRTLVMLAMMPLAGRMYGRVPARVMVVAGIVLAGLGAYQMGGFSLDTGARNIISAIALQGVGFSLLFVPLSATALSNVPRERMADATGLNSLLRQIGGSVGLAIFATMLTRHTVEAKAAIAAHVTPERVEVATRMALMQKGLMARGLDVVSAKAASLQMMAGSVSRQAAVLAFDRLFVLAAALFVVVLPLVYFLKAAPSGGAPQEKPHIDVEI
- a CDS encoding HlyD family secretion protein, with protein sequence MTTTTAPQLVKPEAGAPAAEAAAKRGKRGFFILGGVVVAVLVALGGFKVITAGQETTDDAQVEADVVPLAARVSGPVVSVEVVDNALVHKGDVLVRIDPRPYEARVKQAEAELESARAQAVAADAQATVAAAGAKGGLSTARAQVSSSTSAVSSAEAQVASARAAVARTEAQSRKAALDLDRARQLHAQNVVSQQALDDAQTGQDTALAALEGARAQLAVAEEGRRAAESKVAEARGQLDMSSPIDEKIAAAQASASLAHARVKGAEAALEQARLQLEDTRIVAPAEGQASKLSVHVGQLLSPSQAVAELVPSRTYVVANFKETQVGHMVPGQHVEVVLDAYSGEKLEGTVESLSGGTGARFSLLPPDNASGNFVKVVQRVPVRIAWVNAPQGLALRAGLSAEVTVHTK